The following are encoded together in the Citrus sinensis cultivar Valencia sweet orange chromosome 1, DVS_A1.0, whole genome shotgun sequence genome:
- the LOC102609435 gene encoding bidirectional sugar transporter SWEET17, giving the protein MKDLSFYVGVIGSIISVLMFLAPVRTFWRIIKHRSTEEFQSLPYICTLLNSSLWTYYGITRPGSYLVATVNGFGILVEAVYVTLFFIYAPTKAMRAKTAIIFGILDVGFLGAAIAATRLALEGEARIDAIGFMCAGLNIIMYASPLSAMKTVVTTKSVEFMPFMLSFFFFLNGGIWAFYALLVRDIFLGVPNGTGFLLGTAQLVLYAIYRNAKPSKNAANSMEEGAQHEPLIIS; this is encoded by the exons ATGAaggatttgagtttttatgttggagtaatag GCAGCATAATCTCAGTGCTCATGTTTCTTGCTCCAGT TAGAACATTTTGGAGAATCATAAAGCATCGATCGACTGAGGAATTTCAGAGCCTCCCCTATATCTGCACTTTGTTAAATTCATCTCTGTGGACTTATTACGGAATCACAAGACCTGGAAGCTATCTTGTCGCCACTGTAAATGGCTTTGGCATTTTAGTTGAAGCTGTTTATGTAAccttatttttcatatatgcTCCAACAAAAGCAATGAGg GCTAAAACTGCGATTATTTTCGGCATACTGGATGTGGGATTTTTAGGAGCAGCAATTGCAGCGACTCGTTTGGCATTAGAAGGAGAAGCTCGCATTGATGCCATAGGGTTTATGTGTGCCGGCCtcaatattattatgtatGCATCGCCTCTATCCGCCATG AAAACAGTGGTGACAACAAAGAGTGTGGAGTTCATGCCATTCATGCtctcattcttctttttcttgaacGGTGGAATCTGGGCTTTCTATGCTTTGCTTGTTCGTGATATTTTCCTTGGT gtacCAAATGGGACGGGATTTTTGCTGGGAACAGCTCAGTTGGTGCTCTATGCAATCTACAGAAATGCAAAGCCATCAAAGAATGCTGCGAATTCAATGGAAGAAGGAGCACAACACGAACCGCTAATTATCTCTTGA
- the LOC107178387 gene encoding serine/threonine receptor-like kinase NFP, protein MRNKSQCLSFSFLFFFFFFLFSCHQSQAQPSTTGYTCSANQTTYPCRTYAFYRASAPDFLDLASIADLFSVSRRMISEPSNISSPSSPLIQNQPLFVPITCSCNTLNPSHTISFANLSYTLKSGDTFYSVSTNKYQNLTTYQSVEVVNPAFVPTKLEVGDVFIFPVFCKCPDQTQLRNRVNYLVSYVLQPSENLSSVASRFGIETQAIIDVNGNNIRPFDTLFVPVARLPELKQPAVAPSSAPPSRKTERK, encoded by the coding sequence ATGAGAAACAAATCCCAGTGCCTTTCCTTCTCTTTtctgttcttcttcttcttctttctcttcagcTGTCATCAATCACAAGCCCAACCAAGCACCACAGGCTACACCTGCTCGGCCAACCAGACCACCTATCCATGCCGAACCTATGCTTTCTACCGAGCCTCGGCTCCTGACTTCCTTGACCTGGCTTCCATAGCTGATCTTTTCTCAGTGAGCCGCCGCATGATATCAGAACCCAGCAATATATCCTCCCCATCATCTCCTCTCATCCAAAACCAGCCTCTCTTTGTCCCCATAACATGCTCTTGCAATACTTTAAACCCTTCTCACACCATCTCTTTTGCCAACCTCTCATACACGCTCAAGTCTGGTGACACCTTTTACTCTGTATCCACTAACAAGTACCAGAATCTCACAACCTATCAGTCTGTTGAGGTTGTGAACCCTGCTTTTGTCCCTACCAAACTTGAAGTCGGTGATGTTTTTATCTTTCCGGTCTTTTGCAAGTGTCCTGATCAGACTCAGTTGCGAAACAGAGTGAATTATCTTGTCTCTTATGTGCTGCAGCCTTCTGAAAACTTGTCATCGGTTGCTTCAAGGTTTGGAATTGAAACACAGGCTATAATTGATGTTAATGGCAATAACATTCGGCCATTTGATACCCTATTTGTCCCCGTCGCTCGGCTTCCAGAACTAAAACAGCCTGCTGTTGCTCCTTCCTCCGCACCACCTTCTCGAAAGactgaaagaaaatga
- the LOC102609147 gene encoding peroxisomal fatty acid beta-oxidation multifunctional protein MFP2: MASGTKGRTTLEVGADGVAIITIINPPVNSLSLDVLFSLKENYEQALRRDDVKAIVVTGAKGKFSGGFDITSFGGLQGGQLAEPKPGYISVEILTDTVEGGRKPSVAAIDGLALGGGLEVAMACHARISAPSAQLGLPELQLGLIPGFGGTQRLPRLVGLAKSLEMMLTSKPVKGEEAHSLGLVDAVVAPDQLVSIARQWALDILEHRRPWVATLYKTDKIEPLGEAREIFKFARAQARKQAPNLTHPIVCIDVVEAGVVSGPRAGLQKEAEDFQKLLRSETCKSLVHIFFAQRGTSKVPGVTDLGLAPRRVKKVAILGGGLMGSGIATALILSNYPVILKEVNEKFLEAGIGRVRANLQSRVKKGKMTQEKFEKTMSLLKGVLDYESFKDVDMVIEAVIENVSLKQQIFADLEKYCLPHCILASNTSTIDLNLIGERTNSKDRIVGAHFFSPAHVMPLLEIVRTNQTSPQVIVDLLDIGKKIKKTPIVVGNCTGFAVNRMFFPYTQAAFLLVEHGTDLYQIDRAITKFGMPMGPFRLADLVGFGVAIATGTQFIENFPERTYKSMIIPIMQEDKRAGETTRKGFYLYDERRKASPDPEVKKFIEKARSMSGVAINPKFAKLSEKDIVEMIFFPVVNEACLVFAEGIAVKAADLDIASVMGMGFPVYRGGIMFWADSLGSKYIYSRLEEWSSLYGEFFKPCAFLAERAARGATLSAPVEQAKSKL, translated from the exons ATGGCTAGCGGCACCAAAGGAAGAACAACTTTGGAGGTTGGAGCTGATGGGGTTGctatcatcaccatcatcaatcCTCCTGtcaattctctctctcttgatg tGTTATTCAGTTTGAAAGAGAACTACGAGCAAGCCTTACGCAGAGATGATGTCAAGGCGATTGTTGTTACAG GTGCCAAGGGTAAATTTTCTGGTGGATTTGATATTACATCATTCGGAGGACTTCAAGGGGGACAGT TGGCAGAACCAAAACCTGGTTATATTTCAGTAGAAATTTTGACCGACACTGTAGAAG GTGGGAGAAAACCTTCAGTGGCTGCCATTGATGGCCTTGCCTTGGGTGGAGGATTGGAGGTTGCAATG GCCTGTCACGCACGGATATCTGCACCTTCTGCACAATTAGGCCTTCCTGAACTTCAACTTGGACTTATTCCTGGATTTGGAG GCACACAGCGACTTCCACGTCTTGTTGGTCTTGCAAAGTCCCTTGAAATGATGTTG ACGTCAAAACCAGTTAAAGGGGAGGAAGCTCATTCTTTGGGACTTGTGGATGCTGTCGTTGCTCCTGATCAGTTGGTAAGCATAGCCCGTCAGTGGGCCCTGGATATCTTGGAGCACCGAAGACCATGGGTTGCTACTCTTTATAAAACTGACAAGATAGAGCCCCTTGGGGAGGCAAGGGAGATCTTCAAGTTTGCTAGGGCTCAGGCCAGGAAGCAGGCTCCAAACCTGACTCATCCGATAGTTTGCATTGATGTTGTTGAAGCGGGTGTTGTGTCTGGTCCACGGGCCGGACTTCAGAAG GAAGCTGAAGATTTTCAAAAACTTCTTCGTTCTGAGACCTGCAAAAGCTTGGTCCACATTTTCTTTGCTCAACGTGGGACCTCAAAG GTTCCTGGGGTAACTGATCTTGGTTTGGCCCCGAGACGAGTGAAAAAGGTTGCCATTCTTGGTGGAGGATTAATGGGCTCTGGAATAGCTACTGCATTGATTCTTAGTAATTATCCTGTTATCCTGAAagaagtaaatgaaaaatttctgGAGGCTGGGATTGGTAGAGTCAGAG CCAATCTCCAAAGCCGTGTCAAGAAAGGAAAGATGACTCaagaaaagtttgaaaaaaccATGTCTCTTCTTAAGGGAGTTCTAGACTATGAAAGCTTTAAAGATGTGGACATGGTCATAGAG GCCGTTATTGAAAATGTTTCTTTGAAGCAACAAATCTTTGCTGATCTTGAGAAATACTGTCTGCCACATTGCATACTTGCATCTAACACTTCAACAATTGACTTGAACTTGATTGGTGAGAGGACCAATTCAAAGGATCGAATTGTTGGTGCCCATTTCTTTAG TCCGGCTCATGTCATGCCACTCCTGGAAATTGTTCGTACCAACCAGACTTCTCCCCAAGTAATTGTGGACTTACTAGATATTgggaaaaagattaaaaagacTCCAATTGTGGTTGGTAATTGCACAGGCTTTGCTGTCAATAGGATGTTCTTCCCGTACACACAGGCTGCCTTTTTGCTTGTTGAACATGGTACAGATCTCTATCAGATTGATAGGGCAATTACCAAGTTTGGAATGCCGATGGGCCCATTCAG ATTGGCAGACCTGGTTGGTTTTGGGGTGGCAATTGCAACTGGCACGCAATTTATTGAGAATTTCCCGGAGCGAACCTATAAATCAATGATTATCCCAATTATGCAAGAGGATAAGAGAGCAG GTGAAACCACTCGCAAAGGTTTCTATTTGTATGATGAGAGACGAAAAGCTAGCCCAGATCCTGAAGTAAAGAAATTCATTGAGAAGGCTAGGAGCATGTCTGGTGTTGCCATTAACCCTAAG TTTGCAAAATTATCTGAGAAGGATATTGTGGAGATGATATTCTTTCCGGTGGTGAATGAGGCCTGTCTTGTCTTTGCTGAAGGTATTGCAGTCAAGGCAGCTGACCTTGACATTGCGTCTGTTATGGGCATGGGTTTTCCAGTTTACAG GGGAGGAATCATGTTCTGGGCCGACTCTCTTGGATCGAAGTACATTTACTCACGATTGGAGGAATGGTCAAGCTTGTACGGAGAATTTTTTAAGCCATGTGCTTTCTTGGCTGAAAGAGCTGCCAGGGGAGCTACTCTG AGTGCTCCGGTGGAACAAGCCAAGTCtaaattataa